A single region of the Malaclemys terrapin pileata isolate rMalTer1 chromosome 4, rMalTer1.hap1, whole genome shotgun sequence genome encodes:
- the ADORA3 gene encoding adenosine receptor A3: MTNSSLTLSSLDAVYITIEFIIGISATVGNILVIWVVKLNPAFQTNTFYFIVSLALADIAVGILVMPLAIVVSLGVDIHFYSCLFMCCLMVVFTNASILSLMAIAIDRYLRVKLPTRYRIITTKRRIWVALGICWLLSLLTGFVPMFGWNKRIIDPKMSSEFKCKFTSVMSMDYMVYFNFFTWILIPLILMCALYIEIFYIIWTKLSQSATNTNAGVFYGKEFKAAKSLALVLFLFAICWLPLSILNCIDRFCPNCQIPSHLWYVSILLSHSNSVMNPVVYACKIKKFKDTYTLILRTHVLRMSPKLVSSSMEQTSECDPVTP, translated from the exons ATGACAAACAGCAGTTTGACTCTAAGCAGCCTGGATGCAGTTTACATCACCATCGAGTTCATTATTGGGATATCTGCAACCGTGGGCAACATCCTGGTCATCTGGGTGGTGAAGCTGAACCCAGCTTTTCAGACAAATACCTTCTACTTCATTGTCTCCCTGGCGCTGGCCGATATAGCCGTGGGCATCCTTGTCATGCCACTGGCCATCGTGGTGAGCCTGGGAGTCGACATCCACTTCTACTCCTGCCTCTTCATGTGCTGCCTGATGGTGGTTTTCACTAATGCCTCCATCCTGTCTCTCATGGCTATAGCAATCGACAGGTACCTAAGAGTGAAGCTGCCCACCAG GTACAGAATAATCACCACGAAGAGAAGAATCTGGGTGGCTCTTGGAATTTGCTGGTTGTTGTCCTTGCTGACAGGATTTGTCCCCATGTTCGGATGGAATAAAAGGATAATTGACCCAAAAATGTCCAGTGAATTCAAGTGTAAATTCACCTCTGTGATGAGCATGGACTACATGGTGTATTTCAACTTCTTCACTTGGATCCTCATCCCTCTGATCCTCATGTGTGCTCTGTACATTGAGATCTTCTACATTATCTGGACAAAGCTAAGTCAAAGTGCAACAAACACGAACGCAGGAGTGTTTTACGGGAAGGAGTTCAAGGCGGCCAAATCTTTGGCCCTTGTCCTCTTCTTGTTTGCGATTTGTTGGCTGCCTTTGTCCATTCTAAACTGTATTGACCGTTTCTGTCCCAACTGTCAAATCCCGTCGCATCTGTGGTACGTGAGCATTCTGCTGTCTCACTCCAATTCAGTCATGAATCCCGTTGTCTATGCTTGCAAGATAAAGAAGTTCAAAGACACTTATACTCTTATTTTAAGAACCCATGTCCTGCGCATGAGTCCAAAGCTGGTCAGTTCTAGCATGGAGCAAACATCAGAGTGCGACCCAGTGACtccttga